GAGCTGAAACGGGAGAGGCGGAAGAACCAGGGGTCAACAAACGACGATGATGGCCAGCTGATCAGCGACATAAAGAAGACAGGAGGGTTCATCAGTGGCAGTGGATGATCTTGTGTCAATATCATAACGACTTAAATCATAATAAACTACTTTTATTACTGTAAATCAGCATTTGTTGTCTGCTTGCTGGCAGTCTCTGATCATTTGGATAAAAGCTGTGTAGATTCAGTAGGGTTTTGGATTAAATTCATGTTATTATATAAACCTAACATAATTTAATCTCTTTAGTTCAACACAGTTCAATTACATATAGTTTTTGCACATATACTTTGAAACATGTCAATTGAAACTGAGCCTGATTGATTTAATGTAACAGACTGAAACTATCCCATTTTGATTTTGGTGTAGTCCGCTGTACATCTTGGCTGATCTGGAACGATCTATTGACTCCAACAGACTGCAACTCCAACAACCATCAAACGATCAGAGCGCACATTATAATGGAGATAACAACATATGTATCTGTACTTATTCTgcacataatataatatatatgataaTGTACAGATTGTAAATTCATCAAATCCAATTTTTACAAAAGTTACATACATTCCAACACAAtattttgttttccacagtAGCAGCAACAGGTAGCCAATGTGTTTACGTAACACACGGAGGAAGTGATGTCAACAAGCGTGACGTTGCAGGGTGTTACAAATGGAGAAATGTGTGAAGGGAAGTTCCCCAAACTGACAATCCCTGATCAGGGAAGGGGGGTAGGGATATTCCCTAAACTCCCTGTCCACTGTGGGTCTGAACGCAGCTATGTCCAACttggtccacagactgaaggctcactcccccacccccactgacgtctacagagcactggttgcTTCAATTTGTACTAATATTGACGTTGACGAGTTCAAAACGCACCAAACTCTGCACACAGATTGCGGAACACCGTTTTGTGTTGTTCTATTGTTGATCTTGTATCTCCGTTGTTTTAGTGCATTGCTGTGTATGATCTGACCTTTCCATCATTTTCTAGCTTTTTGCACTTATAGGCTACTTTATTTTATGTATCACCTTGTAACTTTTGGAGCATGCTAGAAATAATGTTTATccttattattcttatttttatattttcaaaggGACACCTACAATGAACCTGTCCCTCATGAGGCCCTCATTATAATCTCATTAGGACCTGCAGGACTGAGCAGGTTAACTCTTCACAAATCCTCCTGATGAGATGAAAAACATCTAGTGAATAGAAAGGACAAGCTCTTCTGTTCTCTTTCCTGTCTGAATAACTTAAAGGTAAATCTGAGCACTGTGACTTTCAACTAAAAACAGGGGAATCTGAGCAGGAGACTGATGGCTCCAttactgctgctgttgatgaGACTTTTGCACTGATTAACTTTAGCTGTTCTCATGGCTGCAGTTCAGGCGCCCCGGATGAACTTGAGCAGCTGACCGGGAAGCAGTTGACGCGTGCGGGCTAAATTTATCCTCTGCTGGGGCGCAGGTCTGCGGGAGAAAGACCCGCTTCTCCTGTTCTTTTCTTCCCGCAGGCGTGTGTGTTTATCACCTGGAGCTACGTGCGTATGAACCTCCGCAGCCTGTGGTTGTAGCCTATCACAGTCAAGTGTCAGCGCTCTGTGCTGTCCGGGTGGTGACATGGCAGAGCCCGCAGGGAAGAGGCTGAAGAGCAGCCTGCCTCTGTGCGGAGCGCACCGGAGCTCCGCGGGCAGCAGCCTGGTCAGGCACAACCTGCCCGCCGCTGTGGAGGAGGCTCTGTGCGGCGTGAGCGGCCTGGTGTGGGACGGAGCGTACAAACTGCAGGCTCTGGTAGGAGACACGTCCGTCCTCATGAagtctgctctgctgctgagacTGTACTACTGTCAGAGGATATCTGTACTACAGTCAGAGGATATCTGTTCTGTCAGAGGACTGTggttgggattttttttttttaatatatcacAATAAATACGTTTGAGTAAgataaaatgcaaaacagaagCACTTTCCCTCCAGTATCTCGTAATATCGTAATTGAACAAAACAGTATTTAAGCCTATAGCAACAATAATGTCCTCAGCCACCAGTCATCAAAATGATAACAGGATTGCTCTTCTTactaaagttttttattttttctgataaaaaaaaaaaattgcattcaTCTCAcaataattaaatgaaattcaACCCTTGGATAAGAAAAAGTGAACAGACCGTCCCAACCTTTGCTCACCTTCCCTCTGAACATTTTCATACACTTCCTTACTGTCCTTTTTTAGACTGAGCATGTTAATTGGTGGGTAATTGTGTTCAGACCCAAGTGACATCACTTTTATTCAGACTTTCCACAGTTTTGTACCTGTTAGATTTTGGGCCATTAACAGTTGTGTTACCATCAAATTAAAGCTCTGTCAGATTGTTGTCACAATGAAagtaataagagtgatatttaataaaataataataatgataataatgtatATCTCCATGAACACTTAAGGTTTTATCTTCCCTGTGCTCTGTGGCAAACTTAGAAAAATGATGAGGATGGACACAAAACGGATGTGTCAGATGGACACACGAAAATCCAAGAGCAATAAGTCAGAGGATGTTGGATATTTGGATTCATCCTAAAAGACCTGAGCCAGGGAATGATGCATAGTTGGTATAGTGGGTGAGCAACAAAAGATATACTGGTTCTGTCCTTGAGATTCAGTCATGTGGAGGTTTTATTTCTGAGAGTCTTTGGACCAAGGCAGCTTTGCTTTTTGACATATTTAGTTTGAACAGGGCTTTACAAGTcacacgtgtgtgagtgtgtctttaAATGTCAAAGGCAGAAAGAAGTCTGAGTACAAGGCTGTGTGATTGTCACTCTGAGGGTATGTGTGAGGCCTTTGTTTTATCTCTTACAGGCCAGTGCGTTTGAGAGGGATGACAATGCCCTGCCTCGCGTAGCTTCTTTCTTCCACCAGGAGGCGCTGAAGCAGCAGACTGAGGCCGAGGCTATGCTGGGCTACCTGGCTGAGAGGGGGGGCAAATACTGCGGCAAAGACATCCAGGTGAGAAGTGTCAGGATGAAAGAGTTTGTTCCATCAATGGTGTTAAATGATCAAATCAAAAAGGTTTGTAACAACTCAAGATATTTTACATGGGATGTTGTGAGGTGCTACAGAGCGTAGTTCTGGAAGAAGATATGTCACTCATGTCTGAATAGAGATTCTGATTTTCAGCCATAATATTGTAACCATCCAAGGTAGATTTACCACAAGCTAAGACAGTGTGAAATGATGTTAAatgctcctgtagaagccacaagtGCGTATCATCTGCATTTAAGGATAGTGTAGGAgaactacactacccacaattcTCAGGTGTAATAGCAACAGCTCTTAATATTGGAGCTCAAACAAGGTTAAATTCAAGAAGAGACACTGCGGAAAGGGACCATTCCCAGTGGTTTATGGGATGCATTGTTtctacataataataataattaataattatgtACACAGTCCTGTGCCTCTTTCTGTTAATTGACAGATATTTGTTGCTATCATCAAATATTTTATGGTCATCTTGTAGCTCGTCCTTCTTGACCTGGTTCCAGGCTCAGACTCTTTTAATAAGGATTTTCTGAAATTGAGGAAATTAATATCTGAAATTTGGTAAATAGTTCCAAAAAGtgcattacatgttttctgaagTTTTATGTACAAGTCCTGTGTGATTAATATGTGCTATAGTGGCTAAATTAAGCAGGAGGCATTATTGTTACCACCCATCAATAGGATTATGTTTTAACCCCTGTCCGTTAGTTGGTTTTGTTCATtcgtttggttggttggttgtttggttggttggtttgtcatTTGGTCTTGCCTGCGCAAAATTTGGTGGAAGAATGAGGCATGGAACAACTCATAACATGATGACTCAGATCTGGCCAAAGGAGCAGATGCAGGAATTCTTTTATCACTGTCTTGGACATTGTAACAAAGGgcatttgtttgacatttttaccaGTTAACCAGGAAATTATTAATGGATcttaatggaaaaaaatctggcacatgaaatctatgagtgtgtgtaatttgatgcaACTTTGGAGGACTGTTGGTttgaggtatgagctctacagAGTGCACCATGTTTTAGTTGGTTGATACGTTtatcttgtttctgtgtttatgcTGTTAATTTGATATCTAACAAGACATCATATATTTTCAAGATACATAAATGCTTTGTGGGTAAAATATTTAACTGTAAAGTAAACAGTCATTCCAGCTGTTGGGTAAATGTACTTGTATTTTCTGAATGGTACTTAAGTGCAGTGTTTGAGTAGGTGTACTGTGTAACACAGAGGTTagtcagaggtcagggtcaaGAGCATCTGTTGTCCACAGACACTTCAGCTGTGTGGGGGTGGGCTCGTCCGAGGCGTGCAGATGATCTGCTGTGAAGAGCTGATTTGTGGATCCATTTTGAGACAAAATTTATGATTTGAACTTTATCTGGGAGACAGAAGAGCTTCAGTCTGTAACTGCCTTCTCATTTTACACCACCAGCAACCTCATGTTTCTCCTAAAACGTCCCATCatgaggatttatttttcctcctgtgCTATCTGTCATTTTGTCAGAGcaggtgtctctgtctcttttttttcctccaaatgGCAGAGATCTCATTTTGGAGCGAAGCACTTCATTTGGGCCGACGTGGAGCGGGTGAGGGGGCTGGGTTGAGATACCAAGAGGccagaggagaagggagagagggagagaggttaAACCCCTGAAGACCTTCCCCTGGCTCTGGCTGTAAACCGGTCAGggtgtacccccccccccccccccccccagttccTGAAATTGGTGAGATTAATGCTGCGGCAGAGAGacggtggctgctgatggtgtttCCAGATGGCCAACAGCTTCGGTGGTGGCACTGGCGCGTCACAGTGTGGCCTCCGACCACCGCCCCAGGTTTATGAGTCGTGTAAAATCGTTTCAGGACTGAGGCCCAGGCCCAGTCAGCGGCATTTTGGGACACCTTGTTATCCGTGTCTCTATGCAGTGTACCTAAGACAACACAATGTCTCAGAGTCCTTTACTGCTCATCTTGATTCAGCTTCACACTACGTTTCATGCAGTTACAGTTTGAAGCTtcctgttgattttattttgaagtcgaACGGATAACACGCTTTGTGTTTACCACTTCAAATACAGTCAGCAAACAAATATTATCATGATGAGATGTATTAACATTGCACTAGAGTTAAAAGTGGGTCAAATAAGGCTGATTTTCAATTTTGTTATCATTTATAAAGAAAGTCTGTCAACTTTGTTTTCAGTGCTGCAGGAGAGAAGTAAAAGTTTAGACTGTTTAAACTTCTGCAGGTATGTCTTAGCTGCATATCCTTGTACCTGCACTTTTAGTTACTTCCTTCAGCCTCCGTCAGCACAGTGGTTGTATACATATCTTATTCATCTAAATCTTGTCTCGTAGTGTTATATATATCTACAGTTCAACATTTATTCCAATTCCAACATGATCGGCTCAGTTTCCGTCTCCATTGtttgaagcacacacacagtggcacagAAACTCCAATGCCAACGTTTGTCTTTTAATCTTGAGGTTGCACATGTAATCTATATTAGGTTACTGCGAGCATGAAGACCCTGTTTTCCATCATTGGTTTAGGGAGCTCCAGTACTCAAACCTAATGAATCAGTCAATTGAGATTTTAAAATATGCACTCTTGACAGATGAAATCATGAAATCCCATCATGGCATTTGTGTCTTTGATTGTCAGAAGCCGGGCTGTGAGGCGGTCTGTGCCGTGTTACCAgctctggagctgctgctgctccagcttaAAGAGGAGGCCGGCGTGCTGGTGGAGCTGAGCCAGCTGGCCCGCGAGCACGGGGACCCGCACACGGCCAGCGTTGTGAAGAGCCACTTCTTGGCACCACGGGTTGACCGTCTCAAACTGTTGGGCGACCTGCTCACCAGTGCCCGTCGGACGGGCTGCACCAATGACAAAACTAGGGGGTTTGGGGAGTATATCCTGAATGAGCTTCAGGAAGAACTCAACAGATGATCGATCTGCTTCACCTTAAAGGAAGACATGACCAGTGAACAGTATAATACTCCACCCCTCTGAAACtaaatctgacattttgttattatatattatatattattatatatcatatatttatgtattgttGGCTCTATCTTGTGATAACTTGGGTTAACCATAAGTGGATATAATGTAAATTTCTCCACACTTTTTCTATTAAGAGTATATATTTTTCACACTATCCTTTGAGGAATTCCAACTACAAAACTGTACACAAGGTTTGTTTTGACTTATTATTTCCAAGAACTATGAATGTTTCCCAAATGTACTTAAAGCCAGTTGTAAAGGGAAAATACAGTGTTCTGCGACTCACAtctttgtttgtgaatgtgtgcattCCAACAGATAATTGatattgtttattattcattcacAGTGTATTCACTTTTATCATAGATTCTTGTTTTGTGACTTTTGATTATTTTGCTTCAGAAGCCCTGATGTATTGGAATAGTTTTTACACTATTGCTGATTTGATTCTCAATAGTGTCTGacaatttataataaagtttgaGTGAAGAAACTGTGttcatcagtgttttctctcatgtaaataaagaaaagtcaTTTGaccttttatctatttattattttattattatattaagttATACATCCAAAGTGTGTTGAACTTATCATTGATATAACAAACACATTATTGTGATCAAAAGACATCCACAACTTTTGATTGTTAGTTGTTAGTTATTTGGTTGTTGTCAGGGGTTAAGCCTTGCGTTAAAAGACCTGTCAGTCATTATGAAGTGATAGTGATAATCCTATGAGTGGAGGGTTTGAATACTTTGTGCGACATCCACAGAGCACAGCTTCTAACCATCTGTCACTCCTGACTGGCACAGGTTTATAACAGGACAGAAGACCAACACCTCTGCTGGGCTTTGCAGCGAGAGTCAGTTCTCTGCTCTGCAGCGCCCTCCTGCTGCAGATCACCGCTGCTGCATGCTGCACGACACCGAGCTGCAAAGTTTGGTGCATATACAGTGAAAATCACTAATCTGCCTGTAACGTGTGTGGATGGTGGGTGCTGTGATGACAGCTGAGAGCTGCAGGCCGGAGAGGAGGAGCTCAGTGAATCtctgcgtgcacacacataaacactcagGTCTAAAATTAAACTCAATGACATTTCTACTTGATTACCAGGCTCACACTTTCATGCAGTATTAACACTTTAAAAATGGCGTTTGGCTGTGTAAAGACATTGAATATGTTCAGTGCCCACAGGCATTTCAGCTTAGTTTGGATGTGTGATGTTCCTCCACAGAAGTGAAGCAGCTCTGACATCACAGTCTGAACTGAGGGAATCAGAAACTCAAAAAGAAAGTACTTCCGTTCCAATTGCGACTAATAGAAATTCATCAACAATTAGATCCTAGAACTAAATAATATTAGCAAAGTTTAAACGTCCCattttgtaagatttaggtgacatTGATCTattgtgaaaaatgtaatataaaatatttctagTGGTGTTTTcacgtgtgtttcatctaaattcctCTCAATGAAGGCCATGTTTTTGTGAGAGGTATATCTAGTTTTCtagttttgtgtatttgacgTAAGCTTTAAGGTACATTAATAagtattaaattataaatacaatttttaatACA
This genomic interval from Paralichthys olivaceus isolate ysfri-2021 chromosome 7, ASM2471397v2, whole genome shotgun sequence contains the following:
- the LOC109624656 gene encoding ferritin, heavy subunit isoform X2; translation: MAEPAGKRLKSSLPLCGAHRSSAGSSLVRHNLPAAVEEALCGVSGLVWDGAYKLQALASAFERDDNALPRVASFFHQEALKQQTEAEAMLGYLAERGGKYCGKDIQPGCEAVCAVLPALELLLLQLKEEAGVLVELSQLAREHGDPHTASVVKSHFLAPRVDRLKLLGDLLTSARRTGCTNDKTRGFGEYILNELQEELNR
- the LOC109624656 gene encoding ferritin, heavy subunit isoform X1 produces the protein MAEPAGKRLKSSLPLCGAHRSSAGSSLVRHNLPAAVEEALCGVSGLVWDGAYKLQALASAFERDDNALPRVASFFHQEALKQQTEAEAMLGYLAERGGKYCGKDIQKPGCEAVCAVLPALELLLLQLKEEAGVLVELSQLAREHGDPHTASVVKSHFLAPRVDRLKLLGDLLTSARRTGCTNDKTRGFGEYILNELQEELNR